In Spirochaetota bacterium, one DNA window encodes the following:
- a CDS encoding rubredoxin yields the protein MDKYVCDVCGYVYDPAKGDPKNKIPAGTPFEKLPDGWTCPECGAPKDQFSKA from the coding sequence ATGGATAAGTATGTATGCGATGTCTGCGGCTACGTCTATGACCCGGCAAAAGGTGATCCGAAGAATAAGATACCGGCGGGGACGCCGTTCGAGAAGCTTCCCGACGGCTGGACATGCCCGGAATGCGGCGCACCCAAGGACCAATTCTCAAAAGCATAG